The genome window AAAACTGGAATTAGTTATGCTCTCATGATGCTTGCTCATACATCATAAATACATATTCATTATCGGGTACCTCGTTCTGTTCTAATCGAACTAGTCGGgtcaatatattaaaaatacGCTATCAACCCCCAAACAATTGCTACAAAAGTATTTTAATTGCTCTTGGTAGGGTTGGAGGTTTTACAACACATGAAAAGATTACCAAAATCGAACGTCTGGGAAGGTGTTTTTGTAAAGATTGTGTcgaagatggccaccaaaacctattaatgatgatTTATATGTGACTATCCCATCATATTGATAATTATTGTGTCTATACTTAGGACTCGGGGGCAAATACCACATGaagataattaaaacatattttagtctATTACGCAACATAGAAATTCAACATCGCGTCTAAATGGCCTCTAACACAATGGCTAAAAGTGCATAAATACTGACTTGACAAAGTGGGTCATTTTACGGCAAGTCCAATATGTTATTCAACATTGCACTATCATGCGACAAACGTTTCGGTGTAATTTGAACGGAaaataagaccatctacttcaTCTATGAAGTGAACAAACAATCAAAGGAACATAAAGTGTatacaattacaattttaaaagaacatTTAATAGACGAAGTGTGCAATTAGTTGCTCTTTGATCATGCTTACTCTGGTTGTGATTCAACTTCAGGGATTTTCGGCATCGGAAAAAGTCAGTATTTCGGAAATTAATAAGACCAGTCCTTATCATGTGCTAGTCCATTCTCCTTCCAAACAAGTCTCAAGAGGAAATATCAAATCTTTGCAACTGCGTGGTGTGGAGCTGTATGGGGCAAGCCAAACATTCGCCAGTCTTTAGCGACTTCCACCAACATCGCATGCAGCGGTATTCCATAGCCAACGTGTATCCTATCAAACCATGGTATGGATAGGGAAAGCAAATACTATGAAACCGACAGAATGGGGATGAAAACAAGACAAGGACCAGTTATTTCCAGTCATGACACAAAGCAATGTTGCGCCTGAAGAACAATTGCAAATCTTCCATTGTAACGGTTCTGTAAGATGTAAATCTTCTCGTTGCAGCTGCAGACGCTATAAACTCCCCTGCACGAAAACTGTGATTATCACAAGAGGTCGGTACTGAGAAGAAGACAATTTAACCCTCTTAGAAAAATGCTTAAGGTGATCGTAGGTGATAGTGGACAGTCTAATGTCATAAATTGGATTTCGTGATTATTCAACTTCTTTGTGATATCCACAAATCATTCAAAGGGTTCCTTGTCTCCCAAACTATGGTATTGACATAACAATCATTACAATTCAGTAAAAACTTATGGTCTTGTTGTCCCTCGTATTGTGTCGGTGGCCATTTTTGACGCCATGTTGTATTTTTTTGCGATGAACTTCTACTATGTCTGATGATCTCAATGTGTTATTTGCCCATTGAAACCTTTGTTATGACACCACACAACATTAAATTGGATCAAAGTGGAGAGTTATTTAGTTATTATCAGTAAAAGGTAAGGGCGgccatcttaaaaaaaaacactttccggaggtccgattttTGCAAACTTTCGATATGTTATAAAGTATCTTCTGTCCTACCAGGatcatttagaatacatttttGTAGCAATTTGTTTGGAAAGTGTATATTGACCCGACTACATCCTCTCGTACAATAAACAACCACACACAACATTCGTTCAGTTCTAGTATTGGGTACACCATGAAACATACCCAATATTTGCTCTATAATATTGTTCGAGTGTCATTTTACATACGCCATGAATAGTCACCAACATCTTTCTATTCTTGTTAAAGTTTTGCTGTCACATACAACATTATGCATAGACACTAATATCTGTCCAATCTTAGTCTATTGTTACTGTCTCATAAAACACCAATCATATGCACAAGCATGTCTGTATTCACGTTCTGGTATGATGTTTCTCACAAAACAGACATTGtaacgaacatatattttttcagtCTGGATGTCTCAGGCCACAAGCATGCCTGTATTCACGTTTTTGTATGATGTTTCACACAGACATTGtaacgaacatatattttttcagtTTGGATGCATCAGACCACATGCATGCCTTTATCTGACCAATGCGCCCAAATCAACTTGATAGACTGTAACAAGACTTACAAACCGGAGGGCAACGAATCCGTGTGTTGCTCCGATATGATCGTCTATGACAATCTGTAAGGAATACAATCAATGGCTTCTTTTAGTTTTTTTGAAATCGCGCTTGTGTTTATGCAAGCAATTTGTAAATACTTAGCAATTATAGTCGGATGACATATTACGAACATGATAgggataattttataaataaacttggCTCCGCACATGAAGGAAATTAGTAAGCCactcttaaatatatatttaagtttacagtatatTAATTTGATTTGGTATTTGACAACCATCAGAGGTACTGTGTAAATATAGATTAAACTTATTGTAAATCCATCTCTACCGCTCGATCCCAATGTTTCTACATTATATCATaacaaatgacattttaaaaggaTTTTACCCACAGCTACAGTTTGCCTGGTAGAAATGacataattattacaaatatgGATTGGCTTTTAACAATAACAAAGTAATTGTGTTAAAAGGAACTAAAGACTTTTTTCAAAATGATTTGAAAGTATCGTATTTTTATTGACTTCGAAACGCTTTATATCTGAAAAGTTTATTTgagcatttttaaatataattttaaaatacatatttaaaagcaTGATACGTATTTGTAGTGGACCCGTATGAAAAAAGTCCCTTTTGAgcacttaactttgttaaaatatttgtcaTAACATTGAAACCTTTTTGCTAAGAGTTACGACGACCCAGGATGACACTTGAAGATGTTCTCTATGACTTTGTCCATGAAACATGCTTTCATATATCGCATGATGGCACATTACTTAACAGAAGTATCGATACTGCTGTCAAGTTACTCGTTTGCTTGTCTGTGATTAACATAGcattacattaattaatgtttgcaAAACTCCGGTTTCCAGTAAGTAAGGGTAAGATACAACGGACTAAGCCACGAACTAAAAGCATGGTTTTAAATATCGTACAATAGACACGATTCACTATTTTACATTCGTTTTGTTTGTCACAAATAACTGTAGCAAAAGTAAAATGAATCGCTTAATCACTGTTTGTTTGCACTTTGTAAAGCTTAACTAGGATTTGGAATAACATAAGATTTGCTCGCCTAATATGGTATTGACGTATGTATACACGTACGTAAAACGTACCTAATTATCAAATgaatatgttaaagtgatatgcgcattttttcactgttgaattgagctgaaaagaatcaacaggtcaaaagagttagttaaaaaaTGGaaactgatcaattatctgcaactcatcttgctaccagttgtttataaaaaaatatatattatattcgatattttacatgactgttcagtcctctaagccgagcggaattgtctttttattaggatcggagttagtgttcgggtgtcgtacgaacgaatctgcactaaaaattaattgagattcacatcgtacatgcatgataagtTGTCAAACGAacctacggttgatattcaaatgcattatttttctcttccgtgatattgttttattatgtgtaTGCTGCATTTACAATATAAGTGTATATggagtgaaaacaccaaaaataaacaaaggatGCGATgaacacctataaacatagcatataccgttagatgcgcataatatcactttcatgttttgtgaaaacttctgTGCCATGTGTGATGCTGGGCTAGCAGTAATATCCTTGTTCTTAATATAGCTCCTTTTGGGCGATTACACCTGTTGCATGGTCCTGTTTACCAAACAATTGGTAACTTGCCTTACTAAAAGACCGGCGCATCGTTTCAAtaatttttttcctaaaaatgTTTGCGGAATTTCAGTGTTTGTATATCTGCCGGGTATTGGTTACGCCAAGTGGCATGCGTTAATTTAAATTTTCGTAACTGCTTAATGTTTTGAGatgttttataatatatgttaGTTGTCCTATTTTAAATGGTAACGCACTTGTTATTGCGGAAGTTAAGTCTGGGTACGATCGCACCAATACAATTTCAATGATCACTAGATATATGTTGTATTCCTAGTAGTAGTCTTTAAGATTTTCTTCACAGTCGTATGTTCCAAACATTACTTTTAATTTATCATTGtctattattattaaacaacaaTTCAAAGTTCTGATAAGTAAGAATTGAACCAGGTTGACTTTAAcctaaattgtttaaaaaccGCATCATATACGACAAAGAAGAGTTTATTGGTCAATTAGAAACGATATtataaaatgcaaacaataaatgGGTAGTTTAAAGTTTGACTATGCTATGCTAAGGTTTCTTACTTTCTTTTTGGCTTGTTTACGGAAACAAAACAACGACAGTCTTGCtcgttgtttataaaaaaaaatcatgctaGAAGAATCATAAGCAGTCAATTAAAAAACATACCTCggtgtaaaaaatgaaaaaaatctacGAAGAACATGTACTTTTACAAAAGGAACGtcaaaaacaaattcaaacaaaTCTGTATTTACTTATTTGCAGGTGCTTCTTTGCTAAGGCAAAGTGTGTTAACCTGTCACTCACCATATTACATCCTGGCCAATGCATTTCCACAACCGTCAACCCAGTCAATACAACATCCAATTCAACGACAGCATCTACGGCGTCCCCTACCGCTTCCAATTCCACAGCCCCTGATGACATCATACACGAGCAGTTTTGTCTACTGAAGGACCAGATTCACTGCCCGGATACTCTGGATCCCGTTTGTGGAACGAATGGGAAGTTCTATCAGAATGAGTAAGTCGTAATGTGTGGTCAAGTCATGGTAAATAAGAACAATATTATATGGCAGGTCT of Dreissena polymorpha isolate Duluth1 chromosome 15, UMN_Dpol_1.0, whole genome shotgun sequence contains these proteins:
- the LOC127860775 gene encoding tomoregulin-2-like, coding for MDFERRSVLLLCSVPLILVWMHQTTCMPLSDQCAQINLIDCNKTYKPEGNESVCCSDMIVYDNLCFFAKAKCVNLSLTILHPGQCISTTVNPVNTTSNSTTASTASPTASNSTAPDDIIHEQFCLLKDQIHCPDTLDPVCGTNGKFYQNDCEFAKAKCNQSSLGAIADMTICKSQTTRQIRSVANERDVDIIREQFCINKDQITCPDTLLHLICGSDGLFYMNECEFAKAECENRNLRLYSSLSFCSRRLG